The Micromonospora sp. Llam0 genome includes a window with the following:
- a CDS encoding ATP-binding protein gives MSRSFPPGSSHPAGQPAGTSGNGKQPADYDTSELDESTDTELVTSPSHGAVAYFQAPAASRGSRSTRTPPPAPPVPTPRAGMSDNTDIDSPFLDLFPGAGPAGGHQPGRTPRTAIRRSAQHDAIAPPTRHEAIEPPTRHDAIAPPTQQTAIGPPNRHGPQGTPGDASARDTPPAGPIGSALSGPPAPPPDPPVQHRAATPTPRTAADPAPTAEPVAPRDGQPVTSASTAPPAPVLPPPPAATRRPGPTAQHVRGRPDPAHPAEAAQQDGAPAQRRPSATPHHTAPQQQSAPAPQQRAAPAPVHRPPPAEAPVSDKGKGKRARRRAAEADRPDKLIKPVPIRPPKVKFTDRDPAAELAITEIAGHLTFTPNTVTAWYWLPEVRWAFRPDAEREVLLSAISEQYAGLAGFRLHLRRTTRPFPADEWARTIDSLTSNPLPNVADAVSWSDHLVAAQRHLMAVNHAEGQTYLGITFARRSLGDSLSERVLRLFGRGVAESERRRLGRMVEQFDEVLGAFGMRGRRVTAGELEWLLYRSVALCMNPPTMLSPVRDGNWDRGDLLALTEQVERYRTPYGSTLKLVNRMTGEERHVAVLAVGRMEPLEIPERHEPWMHFHERLPWPMEISSRIDLLGPADSFRNLEHRLRMIRSQQLDYAEHGIDAPPELERLAKRALHIGDEMTTGLPVESARAHGWHRVAVGGRTREECLERARRLIQLYSREMRISLQHPKNQDWLAREFIPGEPVANTGYIRRMPVNLLAAALPQAASTVGDRRGDLIGRTAGTCRRPVFLDLHFPMEVRERSGLAVFVAEPGGGKSTLLGALGYLAARRGVQVTLLDPSGPLARLCAMPELRPYSRVLNLTGSEQGTLAPYSLIPTPVRGEFAAGAAGDREYEISVSNARAERRMLVQDICMMLVPPQVARESSTATLLRHAVRQVPAEETSTLDDVVACLNGLDDDGRELANLLLDTAEMPLALLFFGSPEPGLLGADAALTVITMAGLRLPDLKIEREYWSAEEALALPMLHTAHRLAVRRCYGGSMGSRKLVGLDEAHFMEGWRSGRSFLVRLARDSRKWNLAALVSSQNPRDILGLDVQNLVSTVFVGRIAEDEEIAAEALRLLRVPVDDGYEATLASLSSVDSSSASRLGFREFIMRDVDGRVQKVRVDVSYVDGLLDHLDTTPGTPQAAPAGLPTALSDLEV, from the coding sequence ATGAGTCGATCATTTCCGCCGGGCTCCTCCCACCCGGCCGGTCAGCCGGCCGGCACCAGCGGTAACGGTAAGCAACCAGCCGACTACGACACCTCCGAGCTGGACGAGTCGACCGACACCGAACTGGTCACCAGCCCCAGCCACGGCGCGGTCGCCTACTTCCAGGCACCTGCGGCGTCCCGCGGCAGCCGGTCGACGCGAACCCCGCCGCCGGCACCACCAGTACCCACCCCCAGAGCCGGCATGAGCGACAACACCGACATCGACTCGCCCTTCCTGGACCTTTTCCCGGGTGCCGGCCCGGCCGGTGGCCACCAGCCGGGCCGCACGCCACGCACGGCGATCCGGCGCTCGGCTCAACACGACGCGATCGCACCACCGACGCGGCACGAGGCCATCGAACCACCCACCCGGCACGACGCGATCGCACCGCCGACCCAGCAGACCGCTATCGGACCGCCCAACCGCCACGGCCCGCAGGGGACCCCAGGCGACGCGTCAGCCCGGGACACCCCGCCCGCCGGGCCGATCGGCTCGGCGCTGTCCGGTCCCCCTGCCCCGCCGCCCGACCCGCCGGTCCAGCACCGGGCTGCCACGCCTACCCCGCGTACCGCCGCCGACCCGGCCCCGACAGCCGAACCGGTCGCACCGCGCGACGGCCAGCCGGTCACCTCGGCGTCCACAGCCCCGCCGGCACCGGTCCTGCCGCCACCGCCCGCCGCCACCCGCCGGCCCGGTCCGACCGCGCAACACGTTCGGGGCCGGCCCGACCCAGCACACCCCGCCGAGGCAGCGCAGCAAGATGGCGCACCAGCGCAGCGCCGGCCATCGGCGACGCCGCACCACACCGCACCCCAGCAGCAGTCCGCACCCGCACCCCAGCAGCGCGCCGCACCCGCACCGGTGCACCGGCCGCCGCCGGCCGAGGCACCGGTCAGCGACAAGGGCAAGGGCAAGCGTGCCCGTCGGCGGGCCGCCGAAGCCGACCGGCCGGACAAGCTGATCAAGCCGGTGCCGATCCGCCCCCCGAAGGTCAAGTTCACCGACCGGGACCCGGCCGCCGAGCTCGCCATCACCGAGATCGCCGGCCATCTCACCTTCACCCCGAACACCGTCACCGCCTGGTACTGGCTGCCCGAGGTCCGCTGGGCGTTCCGGCCCGACGCCGAGCGGGAGGTGCTGCTGTCGGCCATCTCCGAGCAGTACGCCGGCCTGGCCGGATTCCGGCTGCACCTGCGCCGCACCACCCGGCCGTTCCCGGCCGACGAGTGGGCCCGCACCATCGACTCGCTGACCAGCAACCCGCTGCCCAACGTCGCCGACGCGGTCTCCTGGTCCGACCACCTGGTCGCCGCCCAACGGCACCTGATGGCGGTCAACCACGCCGAAGGACAGACCTACCTGGGCATCACCTTCGCCCGCCGGTCGCTCGGCGACTCACTGTCTGAACGGGTGCTGCGGCTGTTCGGCCGCGGCGTCGCCGAGAGCGAACGCCGTCGGCTCGGCCGAATGGTCGAGCAGTTCGACGAGGTGCTGGGTGCCTTCGGCATGCGGGGTCGACGGGTCACCGCCGGCGAACTCGAATGGCTGCTCTACCGGTCGGTCGCGCTCTGCATGAACCCGCCGACCATGCTCTCGCCGGTGCGCGACGGCAACTGGGACCGCGGCGACCTGCTCGCCCTCACCGAGCAGGTCGAGCGCTACCGGACCCCGTACGGCTCGACGCTCAAGCTGGTCAACCGGATGACCGGCGAGGAGCGGCACGTCGCGGTGCTGGCGGTCGGCCGGATGGAGCCGTTGGAGATCCCGGAACGCCACGAGCCGTGGATGCACTTCCACGAACGGCTGCCGTGGCCGATGGAGATCTCCTCCCGGATCGATCTGCTCGGGCCGGCCGACTCGTTCCGTAACCTGGAGCACCGGCTCCGGATGATCCGCTCCCAGCAACTGGACTACGCCGAGCACGGCATCGACGCCCCGCCGGAGCTGGAGCGGCTCGCCAAGCGGGCCCTGCACATCGGTGACGAGATGACCACCGGTCTGCCGGTCGAGTCGGCCCGCGCGCACGGCTGGCACCGGGTCGCCGTCGGCGGCCGGACCCGCGAAGAGTGTCTGGAACGGGCCCGCCGGCTGATCCAGCTCTACTCCCGGGAGATGCGGATCTCGCTGCAGCATCCGAAGAACCAGGACTGGCTGGCCCGGGAGTTCATCCCCGGTGAGCCGGTGGCGAACACCGGATACATCCGGCGGATGCCGGTCAACCTGCTGGCCGCCGCGCTGCCGCAGGCCGCGTCGACGGTCGGCGACCGGCGCGGCGACCTGATCGGGCGGACCGCCGGCACCTGCCGCCGTCCGGTCTTCCTGGACCTGCACTTCCCGATGGAGGTCCGGGAACGCTCCGGGCTCGCCGTCTTCGTCGCCGAGCCGGGCGGCGGCAAGTCGACCCTGCTCGGCGCCCTCGGCTACCTGGCCGCCCGACGCGGCGTGCAGGTCACCCTGCTCGACCCGTCCGGCCCGCTGGCCCGGCTCTGCGCCATGCCGGAGCTACGGCCGTACTCACGGGTGCTCAACCTGACCGGTTCCGAGCAGGGCACCCTGGCGCCGTACTCGCTCATCCCGACGCCGGTCCGCGGCGAGTTCGCCGCCGGGGCCGCCGGCGACCGCGAGTACGAGATCTCCGTGTCGAACGCGCGAGCCGAACGCCGGATGCTGGTCCAGGACATCTGCATGATGCTGGTGCCGCCGCAGGTGGCCCGGGAGTCGTCGACGGCCACCCTGCTGCGGCACGCGGTCCGCCAGGTGCCCGCCGAGGAGACCTCCACCCTGGACGACGTGGTCGCCTGCCTCAACGGGCTCGACGACGACGGCCGTGAGCTGGCCAACCTGCTGCTGGACACCGCCGAGATGCCGCTGGCCCTGCTTTTCTTCGGCTCACCGGAGCCGGGCCTGCTCGGTGCCGACGCCGCGCTGACCGTGATCACCATGGCCGGCCTGCGGCTACCCGACCTGAAGATCGAACGCGAGTACTGGTCGGCCGAGGAGGCGTTGGCGCTGCCGATGCTGCACACCGCCCACCGGTTGGCGGTACGCCGCTGCTACGGCGGCTCGATGGGGTCGCGCAAACTCGTCGGCCTCGACGAGGCGCACTTCATGGAGGGCTGGCGCTCCGGCCGGTCCTTCCTGGTCCGGCTGGCCCGCGACTCCCGCAAGTGGAACCTCGCCGCGCTGGTCTCGTCGCAGAATCCACGGGACATCCTCGGGCTGGACGTGCAGAACCTGGTCTCCACCGTCTTCGTCGGCCGGATCGCCGAGGACGAGGAGATCGCCGCCGAAGCACTGCGGCTGCTGCGCGTCCCGGTCGACGACGGTTACGAGGCGACCCTCGCCTCGTTGTCCAGCGTAGACAGCTCTTCGGCGAGCCGGCTGGGCTTCCGGGAGTTCATCATGCGCGACGTGGACGGTCGGGTGCAGAAGGTCCGGGTGGACGTCTCGTACGTGGACGGACTGCTCGACCATCTGGACACCACACCCGGTACGCCGCAGGCGGCACCCGCCGGTCTGCCGACCGCGCTCAGTGACCTGGAGGTGTGA